A portion of the Lolium rigidum isolate FL_2022 chromosome 1, APGP_CSIRO_Lrig_0.1, whole genome shotgun sequence genome contains these proteins:
- the LOC124684472 gene encoding pentatricopeptide repeat-containing protein At1g19720-like, which translates to MELVLPPFPSLLKSHNLPPQLPSRPRHGRHQEPIMALAQAPPFTLSLQETGSAHVPHRARPFQEPRAHQPSSSARREPRFVSETKLISFHSSAGRLGDARTVFDGMSHRDLLTWSAMIGAYATRGMFDEVLALSVSMVREGVLPDRFLITRILQACAYAEDLELGSALHSMAIRRGFMGSVKDAPVGNSVLVMYVKCGELGRARGVFEKMRRRDLGTWNSMIFGCCRSCEWEEARRLLEDMRHQGTEPGVVTWNTLISSYARSGDLDVAVELLEQMEESGVEPDVVTWTSLVSGFVHSDRGDEALHCFIRMRLAGVEPNGMTIACAISACASLKLLGQGSELHCYAIKIGSVNNVLSGNSLVDMYAKCGEIVAASRIFNEIPEKDIFSWNSMVAGYAQAGYCGKAYELFCKMEDYGIRRNVITWNTMISGYIRNGDDERAFELFQTMEGYGIKRDTASWNILIAGSVHNGYFDRALRIFRQMQSAGMKPDYITILSIIPAFANLVAAWKVREIHACIFHHNLEMDGKIANALINAYSKSGDLAAACSVFDRHSSRNIISWNSIIIAHLIHGSPTQVLDHFFEMKQHGVLPDHTTLTAVIKAYGMEGMVSEGREIFLNMDKVYNVSPDLDHYAAMVELLGRSGRLQEAYEIIDGMPLTPNFTVWDALLTSAIIHGNVRLAQLAATEMSVIEPNDPRIQMVLSNLQDLAGKSFDVPKVTVHNKGRMLDEVESCSVEIRNMVYFFSTGDNVASEHLVAELKLMMIQMGLSMSDIGNGTLEVEEEMEEVVGFHCEKLAIALAISDSPCFRSIRIIKTARMCNHCHTFAKLVSEKYGRQILIKDPRCLHKFENGNCSCEDYW; encoded by the coding sequence ATGGAGCTCGTCCTCCCTCCCTTCCCTTCCCTCCTCAAATCTCACAACCTCCCACCGCAGCTGCCCTCTCGGCCccgccatggccgccaccaagAACCCATCATGGCACTCGCCCAAGCTCCGCCCTTCACACTTTCGCTTCAAGAAACGGGGAGCGCCCATGTCCCCCACCGCGCCCGGCCCTTCCAAGAGCCAAGGGCCCACCAACCCAGCTCTTCCGCTCGCAGGGAGCCCCGGTTTGTCTCGGAGACCAAGCTCATTTCGTTTCATTCCTCCGCGGGGCGTCTGGGCGACGCTCGCACAGTGTTCGACGGAATGAGCCACAGGGACCTGCTCACCTGGTCGGCCATGATCGGTGCGTACGCCACCAGGGGCATGTTCGACGAGGTCCTTGCGCTTTCGGTGAGCATGGTCAGGGAAGGGGTGCTCCCTGACAGGTTCTTGATCACTCGGATTTTGCAGGCGTGTGCTTACGCCGAGGACCTGGAGCTTGGGAGCGCACTGCATTCCATGGCTATCCGGAGAGGGTTTATGGGGAGTGTGAAGGATGCACCTGTCGGGAACTCAGTGCTGGTGATGTATGTCAAATGTGGAGAACTGGGACGTGCACGTGGGGTGTTTGAGAAGATGAGGCGCCGGGACCTGGGCACATGGAACTCCATGATTTTTGGGTGTTGCCGCTCTTGCGAGTGGGAGGAAGCCCGAAGGCTTCTCGAGGATATGAGGCATCAAGGCACAGAGCCGGGGGTtgtcacatggaatacattgattTCCAGCTATGCTAGGTCTGGGGATCTGGATGTGGCTGTGGAACTGCTGGAACAGATGGAAGAGTCTGGGGTAGAACCGGACGTTGTTACATGGACTAGCCTTGTGTCAGGTTTCGTTCATAGCGATAGAGGGGATGAGGCACTGCACTGTTTTATACGGATGCGTCTTGCTGGAGTggaaccaaatggcatgacaattgCATGTGCTATATCAGCTTGTGCGAGTTTGAAGCTATTAGGCCAGGGAAGTGAGCTCCATTGCTATGCTATTAAGATTGGGAGTGTAAACAACGTGCTCTCGGGGAACTCCTTGGTTGACATGTATGCTAAATGTGGAGAAATAGTAGCAGCATCTAGAATATTCAACGAGATACCGGAGAAGGATATCTTCTCCTGGAATTCAATGGTTGCAGGGTATGCACAAGCGGGATACTGTGGCAAAGCGTATGAACTCTTTTGCAAGATGGAGGATTATGGGATCCGACGCAATGTGATAACCTGGAATACAATGATATCAGGATATATACGGAACGGGGACGACGAGAGAGCTTTTGAACTATTCCAGACCATGGAAGGTTATGGAATTAAAAGGGACACAGCTTCTTGGAACATACTCATTGCTGGTTCAGTGCATAATGGATATTTTGATAGAGCCTTAAGAATATTTCGGCAGATGCAATCAGCTGGGATGAAGCCGGACTACATTACAATCCTAAGCATCATCCCCGCATTCGCAAATCTGGTTGCGGCTTGGAAAGTACGGGAGATCCATGCCTGCATTTTTCACCACAACTTGGAAATGGATGGCAAAATTGCAAATGCACTTATTAATGCCTATTCAAAATCTGGTGATCTTGCAGCTGCCTGTTCTGTATTTGATAGGCACTCCTCAAGGAACATTATTTCATGGAATTCTATCATTATTGCACATTTGATCCATGGTTCTCCAACTCAAGTATTGGATCACTTCTTTGAAATGAAGCAACACGGTGTCCTGCCAGATCATACAACTTTGACAGCTGTTATCAAAGCGTACGGTATGGAGGGTATGGTATCTGAAGGGAGAGAAATATTTCTCAATATGGATAAAGTCTATAATGTAAGTCCAGATTTAGATCATTATGCAGCAATGGTGGAGCTTCTTGGACGGTCTGGGAGACTGCAAGAAGCATATGAAATTATTGATGGGATGCCACTCACACCCAATTTTACAGTGTGGGATGCATTACTAACCTCAGCGATAATACATGGAAATGTAAGGCTGGCACAACTGGCGGCTACAGAAATGTCAGTGATTGAACCCAATGATCCTAGAATCCAAATGGTGCTTTCTAATCTGCAGGATCTAGCTGGAAAATCTTTTGATGTGCCAAAGGTGACGGTACACAACAAGGGAAGGATGTTGGATGAGGTTGAGAGTTGTTCAGTAGAAATTAGAAATATGGTCTATTTCTTCTCAACTGGTGATAATGTTGCCTCAGAGCATCTAGTAGCTGAATTAAAGTTGATGATGATTCAGATGGGACTCTCTATGTCTGACATTGGTAATGGAACTCTAGAAGTCGAAGAAGAAATGGAAGAGGTTGTGGGATTCCATTGCGAGAAACTAGCAATAGCTCTTGCCATTTCTGATTCCCCTTGCTTCAGAAGCATAAGGATAATCAAAACTGCAAGGATGTGTAACCATTGTCACACCTTTGCTAAGTTAGTTTCAGAGAAATATGGGCGTCAGATACTGATCAAGGATCCGAGGTGTTTGCACAAGTTTGAGAATGGGAATTGCTCTTGTGAAGATTATTGGTGA